The following DNA comes from bacterium.
ATCGCGGTAATTAAAAGTGGGGGCTCCCTGCTGATCTCCGCCGCCGTTGGAAGGATAATCGCGAGTGGATAAAAAATAATCCCGTTTGGTCCGGCCAAAGACGTTATTCAGTTTTATCGTGCCCCGATCCGGTGTGTTGATATCGAACAACACACTGAACCCATCACGCTTGCGCATCTCATCCGTATACTCTAGCGTGAAATCATTGATAAAATAGTCTTTGCCGAAATTCAAGCTCTGATTGTAATCGACATCAATTCTTTCATTGCTGCGAATGCGCTTTTCGATATTGCCTGCCAGTTGCACGCCGAGTACGCCGGAGAAAAACCGCTCTCCATAATGAAAGGAAGCGTCATACTGGTCCGCCGATTCTTCCAGCTGATTATATCCGCCTCTGATATTGGCTTTCAATAACCTTTGCTCAGGCGCTTTTTTTGTGACCAGATTGATGCTGCCTGCCAGACCATCTCCATCTTTGTCAGGTGTCTGCGCTTTGTACAACTCAATGCCGACCAGGGAGCTCTGGGAAAGGGTGCTGAGGTCGACGCCGCGGCTGGTGGCATCGGTCGGGGGGATCTTGATGCCGTCCACCGTGATAACGGTGAACTTGTCCTCCAGGCCGCGCAGAATGACTTTGTTCGCTTCTCCCCCGGATCGAATGATCGAGACGCCGGGCAACCGTCCGATCGACTCGGCAGCATTGGCATCAGGAAGTTCCTGGATTTTTTCTTCCGAAACCACATTGACGATGGTCTTGGCGCTGATCTGCTGGTTGATGGCCGCCATCTGTCCGATGGCCTGCGCTTTGACCGTCACCGTGCCTCCGCTGATGACTGTACTGGAGAGCGGGATATTCAGCACCAGCGTTTGATCCTTTTCCAACCGGACCGACAATGTGCGCGGCGTGTAGCCGATATAAGAGACCCGGACCTGATAAGAGCCTTCAGGAATGCGCTGCACTGCATAGACTCCTTCGAGGTCGGTCACACCACCCAGCGCGGTGCCGAGTACCATCACGTTGGCCCCGATCAATGCTTTGTGCGTGGCCGAGTCGGAAACAACGCCGCGCAGTTCGGCCTGGCCGAAACCAGTGGCTGCCCATAATAAAAAAATCATCAGGAATTTGGCGACAAAGGTGGGTTTCATGAAAATACATCCTTTTGCGA
Coding sequences within:
- a CDS encoding TonB-dependent receptor plug domain-containing protein produces the protein MKPTFVAKFLMIFLLWAATGFGQAELRGVVSDSATHKALIGANVMVLGTALGGVTDLEGVYAVQRIPEGSYQVRVSYIGYTPRTLSVRLEKDQTLVLNIPLSSTVISGGTVTVKAQAIGQMAAINQQISAKTIVNVVSEEKIQELPDANAAESIGRLPGVSIIRSGGEANKVILRGLEDKFTVITVDGIKIPPTDATSRGVDLSTLSQSSLVGIELYKAQTPDKDGDGLAGSINLVTKKAPEQRLLKANIRGGYNQLEESADQYDASFHYGERFFSGVLGVQLAGNIEKRIRSNERIDVDYNQSLNFGKDYFINDFTLEYTDEMRKRDGFSVLFDINTPDRGTIKLNNVFGRTKRDYFLSTRDYPSNGGGDQQGAPTFNYRDREQEIQTFTSALSGDNHLIGLNLKWGVSFGQSQSQFPFDYQTIFVGVDGMKPSPMLRENPAQLIGYANTNYNAAGLSWAYNRGQRNLDKERTAYLDAAKPYTLSTRLSGELKIGGKYKIKDRSNARFEDFTPYYLGKWQPYELLPDGTFRNKNFTGTAFEEWAATAISGSGVAIDRFFSDPVSRDVYGTYRLTPVIDRDRMRQWYELNRYG